In Thermoflexus hugenholtzii JAD2, a genomic segment contains:
- a CDS encoding lysylphosphatidylglycerol synthase transmembrane domain-containing protein has protein sequence MGRWRWVLGLMIGALALYGAVRGLDLPTLWATLRAGNYGWMLPALLALILSVAARTARWRILLNAPPGVSFLRLWNVLNAGYLVTHVLPFRMGELARVLLLARFPQTPAGLVAMSIVVEHALDLAVVLALTGVALALQPGARGLGLLSHAGPVLTLGALGGLLLGAFRPQWAWWLTDALTRPLPRPLQGRLRREAEAALRGLEVLRTPRALAAALGWSLVAWLATAAHLYAVMGVFLETPDGWVALLTMSALTFGMLVPSTPGYIGVVQGITVWVMGEFGIPQATAFSISVASHGLMYGVLSTLGALGLWLETGQVGLGFLRRTQVEKADR, from the coding sequence ATGGGTCGCTGGCGATGGGTGCTGGGGCTGATGATCGGGGCCCTCGCGCTCTATGGGGCGGTGCGGGGGCTGGATCTCCCCACGCTCTGGGCCACGCTGCGCGCCGGGAACTACGGATGGATGCTCCCGGCCCTGCTCGCCCTGATCCTGAGCGTGGCGGCCCGGACCGCCCGCTGGCGGATCCTGTTGAACGCGCCTCCGGGGGTGTCCTTCCTCCGCCTCTGGAACGTCCTGAACGCCGGCTACCTGGTCACCCACGTTCTCCCCTTCCGGATGGGGGAGCTCGCGCGGGTCCTCCTGCTGGCCCGCTTCCCCCAGACCCCGGCCGGCCTGGTGGCGATGTCCATCGTGGTGGAGCACGCGCTGGATCTGGCGGTGGTGCTGGCCCTGACCGGGGTGGCCCTGGCCCTCCAGCCGGGAGCCCGCGGGCTGGGGCTCCTGAGCCACGCCGGGCCGGTGCTCACCCTGGGCGCGCTGGGAGGGCTCCTCCTCGGGGCCTTCCGGCCCCAGTGGGCCTGGTGGCTCACGGACGCTCTCACCCGGCCGCTTCCTCGGCCGCTTCAGGGCCGGCTGCGCCGGGAGGCGGAGGCGGCCCTGCGGGGACTGGAGGTTCTTCGGACCCCTCGGGCTCTGGCCGCCGCCTTAGGCTGGTCCCTGGTGGCGTGGCTGGCGACGGCCGCTCATCTCTACGCGGTCATGGGGGTTTTCCTGGAGACCCCGGATGGGTGGGTGGCTTTGCTGACGATGAGCGCCCTGACCTTCGGGATGCTGGTGCCCTCCACCCCCGGCTACATCGGGGTGGTGCAGGGGATCACGGTGTGGGTGATGGGGGAATTCGGGATCCCGCAGGCCACGGCCTTCAGCATCTCGGTCGCCTCCCACGGACTGATGTATGGGGTCCTCTCCACCCTCGGGGCCCTCGGCCTGTGGCTGGAGACCGGGCAGGTAGGGCTTGGGTTCCTGCGGCGGACGCAGGTGGAGAAGGCAGACCGCTAA